A single window of Ctenopharyngodon idella isolate HZGC_01 chromosome 24, HZGC01, whole genome shotgun sequence DNA harbors:
- the dnm1l gene encoding dynamin-1-like protein isoform X7 translates to MEALIPVINKLQDVFNTVGADIIQLPQIAVVGTQSSGKSSVLESLVGRDLLPRGTGIVTRRPLILQLVNVDPEDRRKTGEENGVDGEEWGKFLHTKSKIYTDFDEIRQEIENETERVSGNNKGISDEPIHLKIFSPHVVNLTLVDLPGITKVPVGDQPKDIELQIRELILKYISNPNCIILAVTAANTDMATSEALKVAREVDTDGRRTLAVVTKLDLMDAGTDAMDVLMGRVIPVKLGLIGVVNRSQLDINNKKTVADSIRDEHAFLQKKYPSLANRNGTKYLARTLNRLLMHHIRDCLPELKTRINVLAAQYQSLLGSYGEPVDDKSATLLQLITKFATEYCNTIEGTAKYIETAELCGGARICYIFHETFGRTLESVDPLGGLTTIDVLTAIRNATGPRPALFVPEVSFELLVKRQVKRLEEPSLRCVELVHEEMQRIIQHCSNYSTQELLRFPKLHDAIVEVVTSLLRKRLPVTNEMVHNLVAIELAYINTKHPDFADACGVMNNNIEEQRRNRMRELPSAVPRDKMGGGAQGEQEGGTGTWRGMLKKGEEGQAEDRNKQSSFASSPQKGHAVNLLDVPVPVARKLSAREQRDCEVIERLIKSYFLIVRKNIQDSVPKAVMHFLVNHVKDSLQSELVGQLYKPALLDDLLTESEDMAQRRNEAADMLKALQRASQVIAEIRETHLW, encoded by the exons AGCAGCGGAAAAAGCTCTGTGCTGGAGAGTTTAGTTGGCAGAGACCTTCTGCCCCGCGGGACGGGCATCGTCACCCGCAGGCCTCTCATCCTCCAGCTGGTAAACGTAGACCCGGAGGACAGAAGAAAGACCGGCGAGGAGAATG GAGTGGATGGAGAAGAGTGGGGGAAATTTCTACACACCAAAAGCAAG ATCTACACagattttgatgaaatcaggcAAGAAATcgaaaatgaaactgaaagagTTTCTGGCAATAACAAG GGGATTAGTGATGAGCCTATACACCTGAAAATCTTCTCACCGCATGTTGTCAATCTCACGCTGGTGGATCTGCCTGGCATCACAAAG GTCCCAGTGGGAGACCAGCCCAAAGATATAGAGCTGCAGATCCGTGAACTGATCCTAAAATACATCAGCAATCCCAACTGCATTATTTTAGCTGTCACTGCAGCGAACACAGACATGGCCACCTCTGAAGCTCTGAAAGTGGCCCGTGAGGTGGATACAGATG GTCGCAGAACACTGGCTGTAGTGACTAAACTAGATCTGATGGATGCTGGTACTGATGCAATGGATGTACTAATGGGCAGAGTCATTCCTGTCAAACTAGGACTGATAGGAGTGGTcaacag GAGTCAGCTAGACATCAATAATAAGAAAACTGTGGCAGACTCCATCCGTGATGAACATGCCTTCCTACAGAAGAAATACCCCTCCCTCGCCAACAGAAATGGAACCAAATATCTTGCCAGAACATTAAATAG gTTATTGATGCATCATATTAGGGACTGTTTACCAGAACTGAAGACGCGAATCAACGTTCTAGCAGCCCAATATCAGTCCCTGCTCGGCAGCTATGGCGAGCCGGTGGATGACAAGAGCGCCACCCTGCTGCAGCTCATCACAAAGTTCGCCACAGAGTACTGCAACACTATTGAAGGAACGGCCAAATACATTGAGACCGCTGAACT GTGTGGTGGTGCGAGAATTTGTTATATTTTCCATGAGACGTTTGGTAGAACACTGGAGTCAGTCGATCCACTTGGAGGACTTACAACCATAGATGTCCTTACAGCTATTAGGAATGCTACG GGTCCACGTCCTGCTCTGTTCGTGCCTGAGGTGTCATTTGAGCTGCTGGTGAAGAGGCAGGTGAAGCGTCTGGAGGAGCCCAGTCTGCGCTGTGTGGAGCTGGTGCATGAGGAGATGCAGAGGATCATTCAGCACTGTAGCAACTACAGCACTCAG GAGTTGCTTAGGTTTCCAAAGCTCCATGATGCCATAGTAGAAGTGGTCACCTCTCTCCTCAGGAAGAGGCTACCAGTCACCAATGAGATG GTTCACAATCTTGTGGCAATTGAGTTGGCTTATATCAACACAAAACACCCAGACTTCGCAGATGCTTGTGGGGTCATGAACAACAACATTGAG GAGCAGAGACGTAACCGAATGAGAGAACTTCCCTCAGCAGTGCCTCGTGATAAG ATGGGTGGAGGAGCTCAGGGGGAGCAGGAAGGAGGAACAGGGACCTGGAGAGGCATGTTAAAGAAGGGAGAGGAAGGCCAGGCCGAAGACCGGAACAAACAGAGCTCCTTCGCCTCCAGCCCTCAGAAAGGACACGCAGTGAACCTACTTGATGTA CCTGTGCCTGTTGCTCGGAAACTGTCTGCTCGCGAACAGAGGGACTGCGAGGTCATCGAGAGGCTCATCAAGTCTTATTTTCTCATTGTCCGTAAAAACATCCAGGACAG TGTACCAAAGGCTGTGATGCACTTCCTGGTGAACCATGTGAAGGACAGCTTACAGAGCGAGCTGGTGGGGCAGCTGTATAAACCCGCCCTGCTGGACGACCTCCTCACGGAGTCAGAGGACATGGCCCAGCGCCGCAATGAGGCCGCAGATATGCTGAAG GCCTTGCAGAGAGCCAGTCAGGTGATCGCAGAGATCCGTGAAACGCACCTGTGGTGA
- the dnm1l gene encoding dynamin-1-like protein isoform X5 gives MEALIPVINKLQDVFNTVGADIIQLPQIAVVGTQSSGKSSVLESLVGRDLLPRGTGIVTRRPLILQLVNVDPEDRRKTGEENGVDGEEWGKFLHTKSKIYTDFDEIRQEIENETERVSGNNKGISDEPIHLKIFSPHVVNLTLVDLPGITKVPVGDQPKDIELQIRELILKYISNPNCIILAVTAANTDMATSEALKVAREVDTDGRRTLAVVTKLDLMDAGTDAMDVLMGRVIPVKLGLIGVVNRSQLDINNKKTVADSIRDEHAFLQKKYPSLANRNGTKYLARTLNRLLMHHIRDCLPELKTRINVLAAQYQSLLGSYGEPVDDKSATLLQLITKFATEYCNTIEGTAKYIETAELCGGARICYIFHETFGRTLESVDPLGGLTTIDVLTAIRNATGPRPALFVPEVSFELLVKRQVKRLEEPSLRCVELVHEEMQRIIQHCSNYSTQELLRFPKLHDAIVEVVTSLLRKRLPVTNEMVHNLVAIELAYINTKHPDFADACGVMNNNIEEQRRNRMRELPSAVPRDKSLKGPGGQSVSPTEQPPAEGDGPKMGGGAQGEQEGGTGTWRGMLKKGEEGQAEDRNKQSSFASSPQKGHAVNLLDVPVPVARKLSAREQRDCEVIERLIKSYFLIVRKNIQDSVPKAVMHFLVNHVKDSLQSELVGQLYKPALLDDLLTESEDMAQRRNEAADMLKALQRASQVIAEIRETHLW, from the exons AGCAGCGGAAAAAGCTCTGTGCTGGAGAGTTTAGTTGGCAGAGACCTTCTGCCCCGCGGGACGGGCATCGTCACCCGCAGGCCTCTCATCCTCCAGCTGGTAAACGTAGACCCGGAGGACAGAAGAAAGACCGGCGAGGAGAATG GAGTGGATGGAGAAGAGTGGGGGAAATTTCTACACACCAAAAGCAAG ATCTACACagattttgatgaaatcaggcAAGAAATcgaaaatgaaactgaaagagTTTCTGGCAATAACAAG GGGATTAGTGATGAGCCTATACACCTGAAAATCTTCTCACCGCATGTTGTCAATCTCACGCTGGTGGATCTGCCTGGCATCACAAAG GTCCCAGTGGGAGACCAGCCCAAAGATATAGAGCTGCAGATCCGTGAACTGATCCTAAAATACATCAGCAATCCCAACTGCATTATTTTAGCTGTCACTGCAGCGAACACAGACATGGCCACCTCTGAAGCTCTGAAAGTGGCCCGTGAGGTGGATACAGATG GTCGCAGAACACTGGCTGTAGTGACTAAACTAGATCTGATGGATGCTGGTACTGATGCAATGGATGTACTAATGGGCAGAGTCATTCCTGTCAAACTAGGACTGATAGGAGTGGTcaacag GAGTCAGCTAGACATCAATAATAAGAAAACTGTGGCAGACTCCATCCGTGATGAACATGCCTTCCTACAGAAGAAATACCCCTCCCTCGCCAACAGAAATGGAACCAAATATCTTGCCAGAACATTAAATAG gTTATTGATGCATCATATTAGGGACTGTTTACCAGAACTGAAGACGCGAATCAACGTTCTAGCAGCCCAATATCAGTCCCTGCTCGGCAGCTATGGCGAGCCGGTGGATGACAAGAGCGCCACCCTGCTGCAGCTCATCACAAAGTTCGCCACAGAGTACTGCAACACTATTGAAGGAACGGCCAAATACATTGAGACCGCTGAACT GTGTGGTGGTGCGAGAATTTGTTATATTTTCCATGAGACGTTTGGTAGAACACTGGAGTCAGTCGATCCACTTGGAGGACTTACAACCATAGATGTCCTTACAGCTATTAGGAATGCTACG GGTCCACGTCCTGCTCTGTTCGTGCCTGAGGTGTCATTTGAGCTGCTGGTGAAGAGGCAGGTGAAGCGTCTGGAGGAGCCCAGTCTGCGCTGTGTGGAGCTGGTGCATGAGGAGATGCAGAGGATCATTCAGCACTGTAGCAACTACAGCACTCAG GAGTTGCTTAGGTTTCCAAAGCTCCATGATGCCATAGTAGAAGTGGTCACCTCTCTCCTCAGGAAGAGGCTACCAGTCACCAATGAGATG GTTCACAATCTTGTGGCAATTGAGTTGGCTTATATCAACACAAAACACCCAGACTTCGCAGATGCTTGTGGGGTCATGAACAACAACATTGAG GAGCAGAGACGTAACCGAATGAGAGAACTTCCCTCAGCAGTGCCTCGTGATAAG TCCTTAAAAGGTCCTGGTGGGCAATCAGTGTCGCCCACCGAGCAGCCGCCTGCTGAGGGCGATGGCCCTAAG ATGGGTGGAGGAGCTCAGGGGGAGCAGGAAGGAGGAACAGGGACCTGGAGAGGCATGTTAAAGAAGGGAGAGGAAGGCCAGGCCGAAGACCGGAACAAACAGAGCTCCTTCGCCTCCAGCCCTCAGAAAGGACACGCAGTGAACCTACTTGATGTA CCTGTGCCTGTTGCTCGGAAACTGTCTGCTCGCGAACAGAGGGACTGCGAGGTCATCGAGAGGCTCATCAAGTCTTATTTTCTCATTGTCCGTAAAAACATCCAGGACAG TGTACCAAAGGCTGTGATGCACTTCCTGGTGAACCATGTGAAGGACAGCTTACAGAGCGAGCTGGTGGGGCAGCTGTATAAACCCGCCCTGCTGGACGACCTCCTCACGGAGTCAGAGGACATGGCCCAGCGCCGCAATGAGGCCGCAGATATGCTGAAG GCCTTGCAGAGAGCCAGTCAGGTGATCGCAGAGATCCGTGAAACGCACCTGTGGTGA